The following proteins are co-located in the Candidatus Hydrogenedentota bacterium genome:
- a CDS encoding GDP-mannose 4,6-dehydratase, which produces MTLRALITGAEGFVGRALTAYLRRRNWDVVCAALRGLPGAVACDITRPEQVRAALKQAGNLTHVFHLAAVAHLPEAAQQPVTTFHVNLAGVIHLTDALRELAPKARLVYIGSAGAYGVPRSLPVTEEHPLSPNDPYAVSKAAADHYCAYCSTALGMDVVRVRPFNHSGPGQDPRFVLPAFARQIAEIEAELAPPRVRVGNLETKRDFLHVNDVVRAYELLALRGESGAAYNVCSGKAQSIRAALEALCARVAVPITIESDPARIRRVDVPEICGSHEKLTRDTGWTPEIPFAQLLNDLLERWRAAGA; this is translated from the coding sequence ATGACGTTGCGCGCCCTGATAACCGGAGCTGAGGGCTTTGTGGGCCGGGCGCTTACCGCTTACTTGCGGCGCCGGAACTGGGATGTGGTCTGTGCCGCCTTGCGGGGCCTGCCCGGCGCGGTCGCCTGCGATATCACGCGGCCCGAGCAAGTGCGCGCGGCCCTCAAGCAGGCGGGCAATCTCACGCACGTTTTTCATCTGGCCGCCGTCGCGCATTTGCCGGAGGCCGCGCAGCAGCCCGTCACCACGTTTCACGTGAACCTCGCAGGCGTGATCCACCTGACCGACGCGTTGCGTGAATTGGCCCCCAAGGCTCGCCTCGTGTATATCGGGAGCGCCGGCGCCTACGGGGTGCCCCGGTCGCTGCCCGTTACCGAAGAGCATCCCCTGAGCCCCAACGATCCTTACGCCGTCTCGAAGGCCGCCGCCGATCACTACTGCGCGTACTGTTCCACGGCGCTTGGCATGGATGTCGTGCGGGTGCGGCCGTTCAATCACTCGGGGCCGGGCCAGGACCCGCGCTTTGTTTTGCCGGCGTTCGCGCGGCAAATCGCGGAGATCGAGGCCGAACTGGCGCCGCCGCGTGTGCGCGTCGGCAATCTCGAAACAAAGCGGGACTTCCTGCACGTGAACGACGTCGTGCGCGCCTACGAATTGCTCGCGCTGCGCGGCGAGAGCGGCGCCGCCTATAACGTATGTTCCGGCAAGGCCCAGAGTATTCGTGCGGCGCTGGAGGCCCTGTGCGCCCGCGTCGCCGTGCCCATCACCATCGAGTCCGACCCGGCGCGCATCCGTCGCGTCGATGTGCCCGAAATCTGCGGCAGCCACGAGAAGCTCACCCGCGACACCGGCTGGACGCCCGAAATCCCGTTCGCCCAACTGCTCAATGACCTGCTCGAGCGCTGGCGCGCCGCCGGCGCGTAA